A single region of the Halobacterium wangiae genome encodes:
- a CDS encoding homing endonuclease associated repeat-containing protein, whose amino-acid sequence MTSNREECLDALQEAVDELGHAPTVEEYKTLDISPSYNTIALHCGGWTAAIEELGEEPSTGSQYTEQDCLDALQEAADQLGEEPSMWQYDRLDLRPSSSTITHTFGTWNEAKVEAGVRPED is encoded by the coding sequence ATGACCTCGAACAGAGAGGAGTGCCTCGACGCCCTTCAGGAGGCGGTCGACGAACTCGGCCACGCCCCCACCGTCGAGGAGTACAAGACCCTCGACATTTCGCCCTCCTACAACACCATCGCGCTCCACTGTGGCGGCTGGACGGCCGCCATCGAGGAACTTGGCGAAGAACCCAGTACCGGCAGTCAGTACACGGAGCAGGACTGTCTCGACGCTCTCCAGGAGGCCGCCGACCAGCTCGGTGAGGAACCGTCGATGTGGCAGTACGACCGCCTCGATCTCCGCCCGTCGTCAAGCACGATTACGCACACCTTCGGGACGTGGAACGAAGCGAAGGTGGAAGCAGGTGTCCGTCCCGAAGACTGA
- a CDS encoding PQQ-binding-like beta-propeller repeat protein, translated as MTKHTLSRRTVLATASGIVATTVSTRLSSASNRNNPAEPGTADWSRKNTTFGSDPVAQNGKVYFADNSGSLLCCDAQSGEDEWMAGTNGVVPAYAIDASDSAVVVGTESGSVFAFDPSDGKELWTRSVSGNVTSLQIVGDKLLFGLDGKIGALDLDSGGSQWPTKEGNDTYVPLRAAVTEDTVVFAEGSSGLRAVGLDSGAKEWSVDLGDWDHEASTTGISSEDGAVYVGSQWGRLARVEVADGTVTWKNKLDDHGITATAASGNYVVAAASRVHVFSADTGRRQYSLGINPDRDIAIQNNELVVAGLDDSETLVVSGIKLATGVTNWRYKVGEGDDETISTPALSDTHAFVADTQTESLSAIRRVAESPQTTTSTTTETATSTESSATTTETPTTMSKGESTPTPDPTESKTTPDSDTSNRGFFTRGDSVLKESLTPWGLTVIGFAVSVGSLLYQRFKYE; from the coding sequence ATGACTAAGCATACCCTTTCACGACGCACCGTCCTTGCAACCGCTTCGGGAATAGTTGCCACTACGGTGAGTACGCGTCTTTCATCAGCCAGCAACCGGAATAACCCGGCCGAGCCAGGCACAGCTGACTGGTCCAGAAAGAACACAACCTTCGGTTCTGATCCGGTAGCTCAGAACGGGAAGGTATACTTTGCCGACAATTCTGGCTCCTTGCTCTGTTGTGACGCGCAGAGTGGTGAAGACGAATGGATGGCCGGAACTAATGGGGTCGTTCCGGCATACGCGATTGATGCCTCTGATTCCGCAGTAGTTGTCGGAACAGAAAGTGGGAGCGTCTTCGCATTTGACCCCTCTGATGGTAAGGAGCTCTGGACTCGTTCTGTATCGGGGAACGTAACCAGCCTCCAAATAGTTGGGGACAAGCTTCTCTTTGGACTTGACGGAAAAATCGGGGCCCTCGACCTCGACTCTGGCGGTTCCCAGTGGCCTACCAAGGAGGGCAATGATACGTATGTGCCGCTTCGAGCGGCCGTCACTGAGGATACTGTTGTTTTCGCTGAAGGCAGTAGTGGACTGCGAGCGGTTGGGCTTGATTCGGGAGCTAAAGAGTGGAGCGTTGATTTGGGTGACTGGGACCATGAGGCCTCCACCACTGGGATAAGCAGCGAAGATGGGGCAGTGTACGTTGGCAGTCAATGGGGACGCCTGGCTCGTGTGGAGGTGGCTGACGGTACTGTGACCTGGAAAAATAAGCTTGATGACCATGGTATTACTGCCACTGCAGCATCGGGAAACTACGTCGTTGCCGCCGCTTCGAGGGTTCACGTATTCTCTGCGGATACAGGTCGGCGCCAGTACTCTTTAGGCATCAATCCAGACCGAGATATCGCTATCCAGAACAACGAACTCGTAGTCGCTGGTCTGGACGACAGTGAAACCCTGGTTGTGTCAGGTATCAAGCTGGCTACCGGTGTTACCAATTGGCGCTACAAGGTTGGTGAAGGGGATGACGAGACCATTTCTACCCCTGCGTTGAGTGATACCCACGCATTCGTCGCAGACACCCAGACAGAGTCCCTCTCTGCGATTCGTAGGGTCGCTGAATCTCCGCAAACCACTACCAGCACCACTACTGAAACGGCTACCAGTACTGAATCCTCAGCAACCACCACCGAGACCCCCACAACGATGAGCAAGGGGGAATCAACACCGACACCAGATCCCACGGAGAGTAAGACAACTCCCGATTCCGATACGTCAAACCGGGGTTTCTTCACTCGCGGCGACAGTGTTCTTAAGGAATCATTGACACCTTGGGGCCTGACAGTAATCGGGTTCGCAGTCAGTGTTGGAAGCCTCCTCTATCAGCGCTTCAAGTACGAGTAA
- a CDS encoding Cdc6/Cdc18 family protein encodes MITDARALQPDFVPQELHHREGEIDALTTTLRPVADGFAGEDAFIFGPSGTGKTTIAHYVVDLLQQENLDTTTAYVNAMSNSTRADALYALARDAEVAYDIRKEGSHASRFLDRIGDIDGQFIAIVDEVHVLEDYSTLQALWEEPNVTLLLVCLDEEALFAEFDQQLQSRFGGARKVHLDRYTVAEMTAILQGRVNAGLRPGVIREEALEHIADLAAGDARAGIALLRSAVEQAVADGREEITQALVADVEVDARADMRAHRVRELDTDKRLLYEIVREAGELDAGTLHARYEDRAQDPVARSTRRKYLGRLSEYELVYSDGVGRGKHYRHG; translated from the coding sequence ATGATCACTGACGCTCGCGCACTTCAACCGGACTTCGTCCCCCAGGAACTCCACCACCGCGAAGGCGAGATCGACGCGCTCACGACGACGCTGCGCCCCGTTGCGGACGGCTTCGCTGGCGAGGACGCGTTCATCTTCGGGCCGAGTGGCACGGGGAAGACGACGATCGCCCACTACGTGGTCGACCTGCTCCAGCAGGAGAACCTCGACACCACCACCGCCTACGTGAACGCGATGTCGAACAGCACGCGGGCGGACGCATTATACGCGCTCGCTCGAGACGCGGAGGTGGCCTACGACATTCGCAAGGAGGGCTCGCACGCGTCGCGATTCCTCGACCGCATCGGGGACATCGACGGGCAGTTCATCGCGATCGTCGACGAGGTCCATGTCCTCGAGGATTACAGTACCCTCCAGGCACTCTGGGAGGAACCGAACGTGACGCTGTTGCTGGTGTGTCTCGACGAGGAGGCGCTGTTCGCGGAGTTCGATCAGCAGCTCCAGAGTCGCTTCGGCGGCGCGCGGAAGGTCCACCTAGACCGCTACACGGTGGCGGAGATGACGGCTATCCTTCAGGGCCGCGTGAATGCGGGGTTGCGGCCGGGCGTGATTCGCGAGGAGGCTCTCGAGCACATTGCGGACCTGGCCGCCGGGGACGCCCGAGCGGGCATCGCGTTGTTGCGAAGCGCGGTCGAGCAGGCGGTTGCGGATGGGCGAGAGGAGATCACGCAGGCGCTCGTGGCCGACGTCGAGGTGGACGCCCGGGCAGATATGCGAGCGCATCGTGTTCGGGAGTTGGATACGGACAAGCGCCTGCTCTACGAGATCGTCCGGGAGGCGGGCGAGCTGGACGCCGGGACACTCCACGCGCGGTACGAAGATCGCGCCCAGGACCCCGTCGCGCGGTCGACGCGGCGGAAGTATCTGGGGCGGCTCAGCGAGTACGAACTCGTCTATTCAGACGGGGTTGGGCGAGGGAAGCACTACCGCCACGGGTAA